The proteins below come from a single Salinivibrio kushneri genomic window:
- a CDS encoding BCCT family transporter: MSTRSTSDASNASTLQHPFADCVTQTGLFKGVHKNMMIAATLLVCVFVFFTGFNTDLAGRVFAAARGWVESTFGWYYMLVLVLLLVASLTIAVTRLGNIRLGDDDDRPEFSTFSWLSMLFSAGVGVGILFFGVAEPTLYFDTSGAFGYPNNPYADMAGATTMGFDRAADALRVTYFHWGFHGWAVYVIVGLALAYFSFRKKLPLALRSTVHPLIGDRIYGPIGHIIDILGVLGCVFGVATSLGLGVSQIAVGLNRLFSIDPGVTTQVILIALISVASILSSLSGVGKGIRIISEWNIIVSALVIAYFLFGGPTAWLVQIFGASLSDYLVEFIPMGLWFPEAQGPSAWQNAWTIFYWGWWIGWAPFIGLFIARISRGRTLREFVVCVLCAPTLMIFAWLAIFGGNALHQELVADAGIGTAGIIDLVNGWDLPAALFATADGITGGGIWGWILNAMMIFLLFSWFITSSDSSTLVLTTILSMGNDNPPKRFRVFWGTMIGAVAAVLLVAGGLRALQTANMVTALPISVLVILMTISVMKSLLAESVGKSTASTPSKASS, from the coding sequence ATGTCAACACGAAGTACGTCGGATGCGAGCAATGCGAGTACATTGCAGCATCCGTTTGCCGATTGCGTCACACAGACTGGCCTGTTTAAAGGTGTTCATAAAAATATGATGATCGCCGCGACTCTCCTGGTTTGTGTCTTCGTGTTTTTTACCGGATTTAATACTGATTTAGCCGGTCGTGTATTTGCCGCTGCTCGTGGATGGGTGGAATCGACGTTTGGTTGGTATTACATGCTGGTACTGGTGCTATTGCTTGTCGCTAGCTTGACGATTGCCGTCACCCGTTTAGGAAACATTCGTTTAGGTGATGACGATGACCGGCCCGAGTTTAGCACCTTCTCGTGGTTATCCATGTTGTTTTCCGCCGGTGTCGGCGTTGGCATACTGTTTTTTGGGGTAGCCGAACCCACGCTCTACTTTGATACAAGTGGTGCGTTCGGCTACCCCAACAACCCGTATGCAGATATGGCCGGTGCCACCACCATGGGCTTTGATCGCGCCGCCGATGCATTGCGTGTCACCTACTTCCATTGGGGCTTTCATGGCTGGGCGGTGTATGTGATTGTGGGCCTTGCGCTCGCCTATTTCTCGTTTCGCAAAAAGCTGCCTCTCGCGCTACGTTCCACGGTGCACCCTCTGATTGGCGATCGTATTTACGGCCCTATCGGCCATATTATCGATATCTTGGGGGTGCTTGGCTGCGTGTTCGGTGTCGCCACCTCGCTGGGGCTCGGTGTCAGTCAGATTGCCGTGGGGCTGAATCGCCTATTCAGCATCGACCCGGGCGTGACGACGCAAGTTATTCTTATTGCATTGATTTCTGTGGCTTCCATCTTGTCGTCTCTCTCAGGCGTCGGCAAAGGGATCCGAATCATTTCTGAGTGGAACATCATCGTCTCCGCACTGGTGATTGCCTACTTTTTATTCGGCGGTCCCACGGCTTGGTTAGTGCAGATTTTTGGTGCCTCACTGAGCGACTATTTGGTCGAGTTTATCCCGATGGGGCTGTGGTTCCCAGAGGCGCAAGGCCCCTCTGCGTGGCAAAACGCGTGGACCATTTTCTATTGGGGTTGGTGGATTGGCTGGGCGCCTTTTATTGGCCTGTTTATCGCCCGTATTTCTCGCGGCCGCACCTTGCGCGAGTTTGTCGTGTGCGTGCTGTGTGCGCCAACCCTAATGATTTTTGCTTGGCTGGCGATTTTTGGCGGTAACGCGTTGCATCAAGAGCTTGTTGCCGATGCCGGGATTGGCACCGCTGGGATTATTGATTTGGTCAATGGTTGGGACTTACCTGCGGCGCTGTTTGCTACCGCTGACGGGATTACTGGTGGCGGGATCTGGGGTTGGATTCTCAACGCCATGATGATCTTCTTGCTATTTAGCTGGTTTATTACCTCGTCAGACTCAAGCACCCTCGTGCTGACCACGATTTTGTCGATGGGCAATGACAACCCGCCCAAGCGCTTTCGGGTATTCTGGGGCACCATGATCGGTGCCGTCGCCGCGGTATTGTTGGTTGCCGGTGGGTTACGAGCCCTGCAAACCGCAAACATGGTCACTGCCCTGCCCATCAGCGTGTTAGTGATCTTGATGACCATCAGCGTGATGAAGTCTTTACTGGCAGAGTCGGTGGGCAAATCCACCGCCTCGACACCATCCAAAGCGAGTAGCTAG
- the glpC gene encoding anaerobic glycerol-3-phosphate dehydrogenase subunit GlpC → MLTEWLKQRDYSDHAPQPTSFDQCIKCTVCTVYCPVSKANPAYPGPKECGPDGERLRIKNPEYYDDLLKLCTNCKRCETACPSGVKIGDIIAVARGKHGKKNINPKLMRDYVLSHTDLFGTLANPVAPLVNVMTDLKPVKAVMHATIGVDKHKSLPKYSFGTFRRWMKSQAAAQADYPKQVSYFHGCYVNFNNPQLGKDLVKVMNAMGYGVQLLEKHKCCGVPLIANGFYDKARRNATANTAMIADAVAEQRPVIATSSSCALTLKEEYPHVLGVDNAHVAGQISFVTRFLLKAAMNGEMPKLNPINKRVVYHTPCHLERSGNAMFTIELLRMIPGLEVIVLDSECCGLAGTYGFKTENYQTSIAIGSGLFAQIEAAQADFAITDCETCKWQIEENTSLEALHPVSVLAMAVGEPAAS, encoded by the coding sequence ATGCTAACTGAATGGCTGAAACAGCGTGACTATAGCGACCATGCGCCGCAACCCACCAGTTTTGACCAATGCATTAAATGCACGGTCTGTACTGTGTATTGTCCGGTATCAAAAGCGAATCCTGCGTATCCTGGTCCCAAAGAGTGCGGCCCAGATGGTGAGCGCCTGCGGATCAAAAACCCTGAGTATTACGATGATCTGCTCAAGTTATGCACCAACTGCAAACGCTGTGAAACCGCCTGTCCTTCCGGGGTGAAGATTGGCGATATTATCGCGGTGGCGCGTGGCAAACACGGCAAGAAAAACATCAATCCTAAGCTGATGCGTGATTACGTGCTGAGCCATACCGACTTGTTTGGCACGCTTGCTAATCCAGTCGCGCCACTGGTAAATGTGATGACCGATCTGAAACCGGTGAAAGCGGTGATGCATGCCACGATTGGGGTGGATAAACATAAATCTCTACCCAAGTATTCTTTTGGCACCTTTCGGCGCTGGATGAAAAGCCAAGCGGCGGCACAAGCGGATTATCCCAAACAAGTCAGTTACTTCCACGGTTGCTATGTGAATTTTAACAACCCGCAGCTTGGTAAAGACTTAGTGAAAGTGATGAATGCGATGGGGTATGGCGTGCAATTGCTCGAGAAACATAAGTGCTGTGGCGTGCCTCTAATTGCCAATGGCTTTTACGATAAAGCGCGCCGCAACGCGACCGCCAATACCGCGATGATTGCCGATGCGGTTGCCGAGCAACGCCCAGTGATCGCCACTTCATCATCGTGTGCGCTGACGTTAAAAGAAGAGTATCCCCATGTACTGGGAGTGGATAACGCTCATGTGGCAGGGCAAATCAGCTTTGTGACCCGCTTTTTACTCAAAGCGGCCATGAATGGCGAGATGCCCAAGCTCAACCCAATTAATAAGCGGGTGGTTTACCATACCCCTTGTCACTTGGAGCGCAGTGGTAATGCGATGTTTACCATTGAGCTGTTGCGTATGATCCCAGGGTTAGAGGTGATTGTGCTCGATAGCGAGTGTTGTGGCTTGGCCGGCACCTATGGGTTTAAAACCGAGAACTATCAAACCTCGATTGCCATTGGCAGTGGCTTATTTGCTCAGATTGAAGCCGCGCAGGCGGACTTTGCGATCACCGATTGTGAAACCTGTAAATGGCAAATTGAAGAAAACACGTCGCTGGAAGCGTTGCATCCGGTGAGTGTGCTGGCGATGGCGGTTGGAGAGCCAGCAGCGTCTTGA
- the glpB gene encoding glycerol-3-phosphate dehydrogenase subunit GlpB, translating into MIHYDIAVIGGGIAGFTAALRSLEAGKKTVMISAGQSALHFSSGSIDVLGHFPNGEPVSQPFEAIPKLVRQHPEHPYAKVSVDEITQSLAWFQHQLSAQKVCLYHQEDNANHGRITPLGTVRPTWLSQGHVYQHRGPRRFSGLCFVAIEGYRDAQPTLAKDTITAQRDFASCPSRTITLSIPGAERLRRNRNELRSVDLSRLLAEPEAFDSLCEQLIAQSGPDELVILPAIIADVAGERGMDALKQRTDRCFHEVPTMPPSLLGIRIERALQRAFASAGGILLRGDQVTGGEFDDNGRLTALHTRQLEDIPLTAEAVILATGSYFSRGLNADRTQVSEPTLGLDMVQSPDRSEWRNDDFFSQQSHPFMAFGINTDNQLRPTARGKRCQNLFVCGAVLSGYDPVYEGCGGGVAIATGYAAAQRALAVMANAKEASHAN; encoded by the coding sequence ATGATCCACTACGATATCGCAGTGATTGGTGGCGGCATTGCCGGGTTTACTGCCGCATTGCGGTCACTGGAAGCGGGCAAGAAAACCGTGATGATTAGCGCCGGACAAAGCGCGCTGCATTTTTCGTCAGGCTCGATTGATGTATTGGGCCATTTCCCCAATGGCGAGCCGGTCAGTCAGCCTTTTGAAGCGATTCCGAAACTGGTGCGCCAACATCCTGAGCATCCGTATGCCAAAGTCAGTGTAGATGAGATTACCCAGTCACTCGCTTGGTTCCAACATCAATTGAGCGCGCAAAAGGTGTGTCTGTATCACCAAGAAGATAATGCCAACCACGGCCGTATTACGCCTCTGGGCACTGTGCGACCTACGTGGCTATCGCAAGGGCATGTTTATCAGCATCGCGGCCCCCGTCGTTTCTCGGGTTTGTGTTTTGTCGCCATTGAAGGCTATCGCGATGCACAGCCGACCTTAGCGAAAGATACCATTACCGCCCAGCGTGATTTTGCATCCTGCCCAAGTCGCACCATTACTTTGTCGATTCCGGGTGCTGAGCGATTACGCCGTAACCGCAACGAGCTACGCTCGGTGGATCTTTCCCGTTTATTGGCTGAACCTGAGGCCTTTGACAGCCTGTGCGAGCAGTTAATTGCGCAATCCGGCCCAGATGAGCTGGTGATTTTACCCGCCATCATTGCCGATGTGGCAGGTGAGCGAGGTATGGATGCGCTGAAACAGCGCACCGATCGCTGTTTTCACGAAGTGCCGACCATGCCGCCCTCGCTGCTGGGGATCCGTATTGAGCGTGCGTTACAGCGGGCCTTTGCTAGCGCGGGTGGGATATTGCTGCGTGGCGATCAAGTGACCGGCGGTGAGTTTGACGACAACGGTCGCCTTACCGCCCTGCATACGCGTCAGCTCGAAGATATTCCGTTAACCGCAGAGGCGGTGATCCTGGCCACGGGCAGCTACTTTAGCCGCGGTCTCAATGCTGACCGCACCCAGGTGAGCGAACCGACGTTGGGGTTAGATATGGTGCAAAGCCCTGATCGGAGCGAGTGGCGCAACGACGACTTTTTCAGTCAGCAAAGCCACCCCTTTATGGCCTTTGGCATCAACACCGACAACCAACTACGTCCCACCGCACGCGGCAAGCGCTGCCAAAACCTGTTTGTGTGTGGTGCGGTACTCAGTGGTTACGATCCCGTCTATGAGGGCTGTGGCGGTGGCGTTGCGATCGCAACCGGCTACGCCGCCGCGCAACGTGCGCTCGCTGTGATGGCGAATGCTAAGGAGGCGTCCCATGCTAACTGA